One Rosa chinensis cultivar Old Blush chromosome 5, RchiOBHm-V2, whole genome shotgun sequence genomic region harbors:
- the LOC112167168 gene encoding uncharacterized protein LOC112167168 codes for MGSRGVITDKWSMRVLWACAIGSAISLYFVAAERQAQNRERMLAESLKAMEEESRNAADA; via the exons ATGGGATCCAGAGGAGTTATTACTGATAAATGGTCCATGAGGGTTCTCTGGGCCTGTGCAATTGGAAGTGCTATAA GCCTGTATTTTGTTGCTGCGGAAAGGCAAGCACAGAACAGGGAACGGATGTTAGCTGAAAGTTTAAAGGCCATGGAGGAAGAATCACGCAATGCTGCAGATGCTTGA
- the LOC112167167 gene encoding DDT domain-containing protein DDR4-like yields the protein MLKALCELRADQDDAVAYINDALKQGTEISSFRKDKIGGDEKRTSYWYDGNTIIGHRLYKEVTVIESKTKVRGKGCLNLPNISFQWETLATNLEEFQKVMDELSSSKVAGERDAAKTIETDAIPALEKLQKLQDGCQWILC from the exons ATGTTAAAAGCACTCTGTGAACTCCGAGCCGAT CAAGATGATGCAGTGGCTTATATTAATGATGCTCTGAAACAAGGAACTGAAATTTCTTCATTCCGCAAAGATAAGATAGGAGGAGACGAAAAGAGGACTTCTTATTG GTATGATGGAAATACAATAATAGGTCATAGATTATACAAGGAAGTAACTGTCATTGAGTCGAAGACAAAAGTTAGGGGAAAAGGGTGTTTGAACCTACCAAATATCAGTTTCCAGTGGGAAACACTAGCAACCAATCTCGAGGAATTTCAGAAAGTTATG GATGAACTCTCATCAAGCAAAGTTGCAGGAGAACGTGATGCTGCTAAGACTATTGAAACTGATGCTATTCCTGCTCTTGAGAAACTTCAGAAG TTACAAGACGGCTGCCAGTGGATTCTCTGCTAA